Proteins from a single region of Palaemon carinicauda isolate YSFRI2023 chromosome 32, ASM3689809v2, whole genome shotgun sequence:
- the LOC137625273 gene encoding uncharacterized protein, with protein MSNNTSLYRDALFDDGCYVLRQVVITLYQGGTCRPDVYFQTAEKLWQKYSIVFTNDQRRIIESSGTPYDYNIQTGVARFDASILSHLAEHTCDLLPSDEILVNVLKVKNLMNIASYSLMGESVTSADLCNKLDSLLVLYIAILERLEHHALCYLHLEKEEITKRIQEKKTKSRSNNSFSGQSFVPKAPPAFYVSSANRNITTHQATPAFYASSGNRNITTHEATPAFFTSSANRNITTHEATPAFYTSSANRNITTHEATPAFYTSSANRNITTHEEIPTHYVSSANRNITTKHEETHAFYASSDNRNITAKHEATPAYYVSSANRSPTATHEATPAFDTNSANRSKTTRDSHSGSPSLGEVALGITGKIGKTAYGVTGDIGKTALGVTGEIGKTAVGITGEIGKTALGVTGEIGKATIGVFGAVAGIFTKK; from the coding sequence ATGAGCAACAACACGTCCTTGTATCGAGACGCTCTTTTTGACGACGGCTGCTACGTTCTGAGACAAGTCGTCATTACGTTGTATCAAGGAGGTACCTGCCGACCGGACGTCTATTTCCAGACAGCTGAAAAGCTATGGCAAAAGTACAGCATCGTTTTTACAAATGACCAGCGTCGAATCATAGAATCAAGTGGGACGCCATATGATTACAATATTCAAACAGGAGTAGCGAGATTTGACGCGTCCATCCTCAGCCATCTCGCGGAACATACTTGCGATCTGTTGCCATCAGACGAGATACTGGTGAATGTTTTGAAAGTCAAGAACCTGATGAATATTGCGTCCTACTCTCTAATGGGTGAATCTGTCACCAGTGCAGACCTCTGCAACAAACTAGATAGTCTTTTGGTGTTGTATATTGCAATTCTTGAAAGGCTAGAGCACCACGCCCTCTGTTACTTACATCTTGAAAAGGAAGAGATAACAAAGAGAATtcaggaaaagaaaacaaaatcaagAAGCAATAATAGTTTCTCAGGCCAGTCATTCGTGCCTAAAGCACCTCCCGCTTTCTACGTAAGCTCAGCCAACAGAAACATTACAACACACCAAGCAACTCCGGCTTTCTATGCAAGCTCTGGCAACAGAAATATTACAACACATGAAGCAACTCCCGCTTTCTTCACAAGCTCTGCCAACAGAAACATTACAACACACGAAGCAACCCCCGCTTTCTACACAAGCTCTGCCAACAGAAACATTACAACACACGAAGCAACCCCCGCTTTCTACACAAGCTCTGCCAACAGAAACATTACAACACACGAAGAAATTCCCACTCACTATGTAAGCTCTGCCAACAGAAACATAACTACGAAACATGAAGAAACTCACGCTTTTTACGCAAGCTCTGACAACAGAAACATAACTGCAAAACATGAAGCAACTCCCGCTTACTACGTAAGCTCTGCTAACAGAAGCCCAACTGCGACACATGAAGCAACTCCTGCTTTTGACACTAACTCTGCTAACAGAAGTAAAACTACGCGAGACTCCCACTCGGGAAGTCCATCCTTGGGAGAAGTAGCTTTGGGGATTACTGGCAAAATAGGAAAAACAGCCTATGGTGTCACTGGTGATATAGGAAAGACAGCCCTTGGTGTAACTGGTGAAATAGGAAAAACAGCTGTTGGTATAACTGGGGAAATAGGGAAGACTGCCCTTGGTGTAACTGGGGAAATAGGAAAAGCAACTATTGGAGTGTTTGGAGCAGTAGCaggaatatttacaaaaaaatag
- the LOC137625272 gene encoding uncharacterized protein, producing MSANASCLRDCLLDDGRFVLQKVVDKLYRGGNQRPDVFFKSNPKLRQKNYDGIFTYEQRQTIKGSGSCAGYDIESASELFDVSLLVLLAEHTCGLSQSDPLLKKVFELRNKRNKACHNGNQLMTNAVLCDELDNLLDLYTDILDKLEERSYSDLSYDKMEIKRRIQKRNPMVQYDYRSSTASPNFHSEPEEDFDTSLCVERLRSYTSNNHDTLPTWSASHHNTRTTTRSNSNIPTWGKVALGLTAGIATLGLVGAAVAEAATEDKQSRQKKRKDKEEECGIM from the coding sequence ATGAGTGCAAACGCATCGTGCCTCCGAGATTGTCTCTTGGACGATGGTCGCTTTGTGTTGCAAAAGGTCGTTGACAAGCTGTACCGAGGAGGCAACCAGCGCCCAGATGTTTTCTTCAAGAGCAACCCAAAGCTTCGTCAAAAGAACTACGACGGCATTTTCACATATGAACAGCGGCAGACGATAAAGGGTAGTGGGTCGTGTGCGGGTTACGATATCGAGTCGGCTTCAGAGCTCTTTGACGTCTCTCTCCTGGTTCTCCTTGCTGAGCACACGTGTGGTTTATCACAATCAGATCCTTTGCTCAAGAAGGTGTTTGAACttagaaataagagaaataaagccTGTCATAATGGAAATCAGTTAATGACCAATGCAGTTTTATGTGATGAGCTGGACAACCTCCTGGATCTCTACACGGACATTCTTGATAAGCTGGAGGAACGTTCTTACAGTGACTTGTCTTATGACAAAATGGAGATAAAAAGAAGGATTCAAAAAAGGAATCCAATGGTGCAATATGATTATAGGAGTTCAACGGCGTCGCCAAATTTTCATTCGGAGCCCGAAGAAGACTTTGATACCTCACTTTGTGTTGAGAGGCTAAGGAGCTACACTTCCAATAACCACGACACATTGCCGACTTGGTCTGCATCGCATCATAATACCCGTACCACTACTCGTTCCAACTCAAACATTCCAACTTGGGGAAAAGTAGCATTGGGATTAACTGCTGGAATAGCTACTCTTGGCTTAGTTGGGGCAGCAGTAGCAGAAGCTGCCACGGAAGATAAACAATCTCGACAAAAGAAACGCAAGGATAAGGAAGAAGAATGTGGTATTATGTAA